Below is a genomic region from bacterium.
CAGGACTTCTTGATCTACCCGATTCTGTTCACGGCGCGTCAGGCGATCGAGTTGGGTCTTAAGGAGATCATCCTGTGCGGAAAGCGACTTCTGGACCAAGATGCCCCGGATCTGATCAGCCACGATCTACGCTACCTGTGGAAGACGGCCAAGGCCTTGCTCACCGATCCTGAAGCTCTCTACGATCCTGAGGTTTCAGATGACGAGTCCACCACGGCCTTTGAGGGTCTGCTCATGCAGCTCAGCGCCGCGGATCCCAATTCTATGACTTTCCGTTATCCGGTCGACACGGAAGGGCGCCCGTCCTTCGTCGTCGGTGATCGCAACGGAAAGGTCCCCGCATTGATCAACACGCGTGACCTCAGCTACACATTGGAGGCGATGTTCAATTACCTGGACGGAGTCGGTGCATGGTTGGCGGAACTCGAAACAGTCGAGGACTCGCACGCTGACTTCTCGCCACACTACGAGTGGTAGGCAGGAGTGGTGGCGAGACTATTCCATGTTGCCACCATCGTCGCAGCGATGCTCCTGACCTAGGAGAGTTGCGGATGGAGATCCTGTTACGGGTATGGAACGGAGGATGGGTTACGCGTACGTCTATTGAGCAGGGCGACTACCCGCATCTCTGACGCATACAGGCGATTCGAGCGAGCAGGGATCCTTACCGGCCATGCGCCGGAGCCACAGCCGACAGACCTCGAAGTGAGGGACACATGCTCGTAGAGGCCGGGCTGCCGTGGAGCCGCCGCGAGTCGGTAGCGTGGTCGCTATGTGTGTAGTCGGTAGCCATGATCTGATCCGGGTTTCGGGGGCGCGGGAGAACAACCTCAGGGATGTGAGCGTCGAGATCCCCAAGCGGCGGTTGACGGTGTTCACGGGGGTGTCGGGGTCGGGGAAGAGTTCTTTGGTCGTCAACACGATCGCCGCCGAGTCGCAGCGGTTGATCAACGAGACCTACAGCGCCTTCGTGCAGGGGTTCATGCCGGCTCTGGCGAGGCCCGATGTCGATGTGCTCGAGGGGCTGACCACGGCCATCATCGTGGACCAGGAGCGCATGGGGTCCGACACCCGCTCCACGGTGGGTACCGCCACCGACGTCAACGCCATGCTGCGGATCCTGTTCTCCAGGTTGGGGGAGCCGCACATCGGGCCTCCCAATGCGTTCTCGTTCAACGTGCCCTCGCTGCGGGCGGCCGGTTCGATCACGATCGGGAAGGGTTCCGGCAAAACCGTCAGGAAGACCTACAGCCGGGCCGGCGGAATGTGCCCGCACTGCGAGGGCCGGGGCACGGTGTCGGACATCGACCTGACCCAGCTCTACGACGACTCCAAGTCGCTGGCCGAGGGGGCCATCACCATCCCGGGGTACAAGAAGGGCGGCTGGGCGGTCAAGGCGTTCACCGAGTCGGGGTTCGTGGACCCGGACAAGCCGATCCGTGACTATTCGGAGACGGAGCTGGCGGACTTCCTGTACAAGGAGCCGACCAAGGTCAGGATGCTGGACATGAACGTCACCTACGAGGGGCTGATCCTCAAGGTGAAGAAGTCGTTCTTCTCCAAGGACCGGGAGTCGATGCAGCCCCACATCCGGGCGTTCGTGGACCGGGCCGCCACCTACATCGCCTGTCTCGACTGCGGCGGCACCCGGCTCGCCGAGGCGGCCCGCTCGTCGAGGATCGGGGGGATCAGCATCGCCGACGCCTGCGAGATGCAGATCAGCGACCTGGCGGGGTGGGTGCGCGGCCTCGAAGAGCCCTCGGTGGCGCCGTTGCTGGAGGCATTGGGACGCACGCTGGACTCGTTCGTGGAGATCGGGCTGGGCTACCTGTCACTCGACCGGCCGTCCGGGACGCTGTCGGGCGGCGAGGCGCAGCGCACCAAGATGATCCGCCACCTCGGGTCGTTGCTCACCGACGTGACCTACGTGTTCGACGAGCCGACGGCCGGATTGCATCCCCACGACGTCCAGCGCTTGTGCGACCTGCTGCTGCGCCTGCGTGACAAGTCCAACACGGTGCTGGTCATCGAGCACAAGCCGGAGGTGATCGAGGTCGCCGACCATGTGGTGGATCTCGGTCCGGGCGCGGGGAAGGCCGGCGGGGAGGTCACCTTCGAGGGCTCCGTGGAGGGCCTGCGGGCCAGCGACACCACCACCGGGCGATACTTCGGCCATCGGGCCTCGTTGAAGCCCTCGGTGCGGGCGCCTTCGGGGGTGCTGGAGGTGCGCGGGGCCGATACCCACAACCTCAGGGACGTCGACGTGGACATCCCGCTCGGGGTGCTGGTGGCGGTGACCGGCGTGGCCGGGGCGGGCAAGAGCTCGCTGATCGGCGGCTCGGTCTCCGGCCGGGAAGGGGTGGTGACCGTCGACCAGAGCCGGATCCGGGGGTCACGGCGGAGCAATCCGGCCACCTACACCGGCCTGCTGGGCCCGATCCGCAAGGCGTTCGCCAAGGCCAACGGCGTCAAACCCGCCCTGTTCAGCTCCAACTCCCAAGGCGCCTGCCCGAACTGCAAGGGGGTGGGCGTCATCGACTTCGAGATGGCGATCATGGCCACCGTCCCCGTCATGTGCGAGGAGTGCGGGGGCAAGCGGTTCCAGCGCGCCGTCCTCGACTACAAGCTGGCCGGGAAGGACATCAGCGAGGTCCTGGCCATGCCGGTCACCGAGGCCAGGGACTTCTTCGCCGAGGGCGACTCCAGGGTCCCGGCCGCATATCGCATCCTCGACCGGCTCGCCCGGGTCGGTCTCGGCTACCTGTCCATCGGCCAGCAGCTGACCACTCTCTCCGGTGGCGAGCGCCAGCGCCTCAAGCTGGCGATCCACATGGCCGAGAAGGGTGGCATCTACGTGCTCGACGAGCCGACCAGCGGGCTCCACCTGGCCGACATCGACCATCTGCTGGCGCTTCTCGACGGGCTGGTGGGCTCGGGTAAGTCGGTGATCGTGATCGAGCACCACCAGGCGGTGATAGCCCACGCCGACTGGATCATCGACCTGGGTCCGGGCGCCGGCCAGGACGGGGGCCGGGTGGTCTTCGAGGGCACACCGGCCGACCTGGTCGCCGAGCGGTCGACCCTGACCGGACGCCACCTGGCCGGATACGTGACTCCGGAGTGAAGCCCCCGGAAGTGCGTAAACCCCGGCTCCAGTCCTAGTCGACCCTGACGGATCCTCGGACCGGCACTCCGGGGTTTGCGACTTCCTCCCGGAGTATCACCGGAAGGCCATTTCAATCTATCAGGCTGGAATCTGTTCTACGGAAAGTTCGACGCTGTCTCGTGGTCTCGGACAGGTCGGGGTCGATTCCATCTGCGTTGCTAACAGTCACTCGACGTTGTCATGGGCGCGAGTTCGGGGACAGGTCCCCCGGAGCCGGTTCGTCACGATGCGAGGCGGGGATCAGTCGGGGTTCCCCGGGAGGCTGTCGAAGAATGTCTCGAACTCGACCCCACCCTGCTCTGCAGCCTCGGCGCGGGCGCTTTCGATCGCCGCATGGCCAGCCTCGTCCGCCGCCCCATCCGCCAGCCATGACCGCTGGCCCGGTCGAATACAGCCCGGCCGGCGTTAGGGTCGGTATCGAAACGTACCGGGGCGCTCCCCGGTGGCAACGAATGGAACTCGAATGACGGGATGCGGTCCGTGGCCCGGCCGCAAACGGCTCGCAGGGTTCCTGGCCACCGCGGTGATGGTGGGATGGTCGGTGGCGCTGTCCGGTAGCGCGGTCGCCAAGGATGCGTGCTCGCCGGAACGCGCCGAGGTCACATTCTCGACCGTGCCGGATACGACTGCTTTCGGTTCGGGGACCATCGCCTACAACAGGCAGCGACCGGATGCCAGCCGGGCCGGGATCTGGGTGGCGGACGCGGACGGCGCCAACCCCCGGTTGCTGGCCGACGCGGGATCGGATGCCGCATGGTCGCCGGACGGGCGCCGCATCGTCTACTACCTGTCGGGCGTGGATTCCGGAGTGTGGGTGGCGGACGCGGACGGCGGTGATCGGCGGTGGCTGGTAGGCGGTTACGACCCGGCCTGGTCGCCGAACGGGAAGCACATCGCCTTCGCCGACGGGGGCGAGCTCTCCGGGATCTGGGTGGTGGACGCGGACGGCGGCAACCAGCGGCAGTTGACCAGCGGCGGCTCGGGCCCGCAGTGGTCGCCGGACGGACGGCAACTGGCCTACTCGATACCGGTCGAGCAGGTTCCCGAGATATGGGTGGCGGATGCCGCCGGGCACCGGATGATCACCGACGGTTCGGGGCCGGTGTGGTCTCCGGGCGGCGGCCATATCGCCTACACCAGGTCGGATGGGGAGGGTGTCGGAGTATGGGTGATGGGCGCCGACGGCAGCGACACCCGGCGGCTGGCTCGCAGAGGTTCCGAACCTGCGTAGTCCCCGGACGGGCGCCTTGTCGCCTACGCGGGGGAGGGCGGAGCGGTCTGGGTGGCGGAGATGGATGCCGGTACCGGGCGGCGGCTCACCGACGACTGGCGGCCGAACTCCAGCTACGGCGGTCTGAACCTGAGCTGGTCCCCGGACGGCGCCCACATCATCTACCACAGATGGGTTGCCGAATCCGGTCGCGAGGTCTGGATCGTGGCCGCCGACGGCGGCGATCCCCGGCGGCTGATCGACGGTTCGGAGCCTACGTGGTCCCCGGACGGACGGCGCATCGCCTACGAGAAGGCTCTCGACTTCACCAACGAGGTCTGGGTGACGGATCCCTCCGGCGACAGTCCACAGCGGCTGGCCGACGGTTCGAGCCCGGTGTGGTCTCCGGATGGGGACTACATCGCCTACGTAGGGAACAGTGTCATGGTGATGGATGCCGACGGGGCCGGTGGCCGTCCGGTGAGCGACGACTTCGGCTGGGCCCTGGCATGGTCACCCGACGGGAGCCACCTGGCCTACTCCACCACATGTGACGGCCGCTCCGAGGTCTGGGTGGTAGATATGGCGAGTTCGGAATCATGGCTGCTGGCCGAAGGTGCCTCCCGTCCGGCCTGGTCGCCGGCATCGGGGGCCGGAACCGGAGCCTCCGAAGACGGGCTGGCGGATGCGTCGATGCCGTGGGGGACCTCGGTGGGGGGCTTCCTCATCCTGGTGGGCCTGTTGGTGTTCTGGCGACGTCGATACCGCGCCCGGCCTTCCCGTGGATCTGGCCCAGCTACGCGGACCGGTGATTGAACTTGGTCGGCTGCGAGGCCTGAGACCGACTCCATCCCGGCCGACCCACCGGTTGGTTTCGCTGAGCGCGGTAAGATCGCGCGCCGCGGGCTTCCAGACCCGGAACGATCCGCACAGGGACCAGCTACACGGGGATCACTCGCGTGCCTCGCACCGCACAGACGCTTTCGAACGATGGCAGCGCCCATGGCCACCAAGCCGACCACCCCTAAAGGCCGACGGACGCGTCAGACGATTCTCGACGCAGCGTCGAAGGTCTTCACCAGGGACGGCTACGTCGATGCCCGCATGAGCGATGTCGCGGTACAGGCCGGGCTCTCCCTCGGAGGCCTGTACAGGTACTTCGACAACAAGGAGGACCTCTTCGGGACCGTCATCCGGGACCTCCACGAGGAACTCTTCCGGAGGAGCCGGTCTTCGACGCCCATCGCCGAGGACCCTGAAGCCGCTCTGTTCGACGCCAACCTCGGATACCTCCAGCACTATCACGACAACAGGGGCGTGCTGCGGGCATTCATAGAGGCGACGACGGTGGAAGAGCGATTCACCACGATCTGGTGGACCATGCGCGAGCGCCATGTCGCCCGGTTCGTGCATGCGATCAGGAACGACGAACGCGTAGAGCTCGACGGACTCGATCCGGCCACGGTGGCCCGGGCTATGGCCTCGCTGGTCGAGCAGACCGCGTACACGACGTTCGCCCACGCCGCACTCAACGAGGCGCCGGTGGATGTGGAGACAGTTGCGCGCATCGTGACCAGGGCCTGGTACCGCAGCTTCTACGGGAATGCCCCCGCAGGCTGACAGCACCCGACCACGGGATTAGCGCCGGCGGACGCCGTGACTTTGGCGACGAAGCGCGTCGCCGGTCGGCTTCTGGCGGCTCGTCTGACGATCAGGCCGCAGCGAGCGCGGCCTCGATCCACGGATCGATCTTGTCGCGGTTGGCTGCGATCCACTCGGCAGCCGCGGCTGCGATCTCGGCGTCGGAGTTGGCGCCGGCGTCGATGGCGACGGCCTGGACGGCCACCGCGAGCGGATCCAGCTCGAAGTTCTCGAGCAACGACGCCGCAGCCGGGTTGGCGGCCAGGAAGTCCTTGTTGGCGGTCACCACGATGTCGGAGGGCGTGAACATCGTCGTGCAGGGATCGTTGGTGCAGGCATCGCCTACCGCCGAGACCCCATCCTGGCCTTCGAGGGCCTGTTCGGGCTCGATGGCGAGCCACAGCACGTCCCTACCCGGGACGAGCTTGCCGACGAACGCGGTAGGCGTCCAGACGTACTGAAGCACCGGGCCGCCCGCCGTGAAGCTTGCCTGCGACTCCGCGAACAGTGCGGAGTGAGTAGCCGACACCTGCGCCGCCCGGTCGTCCCAGCCATTCTTGGCGAGGGTGTCGTTTATGACCTTCTGGCAGCCCCAACCGTCGTCGCAGCCGTTGATGTCGGCCTTGCCGTCACCGTCGCTGTCGAAGTGGGCCACCGCCTCGGGGTTATCGAGCAGCTCTCCGAGCGTGGTGAAGCCGAACCGTTCGACGCTGGGAATGTCCACCAGAAGGCCCTGAAGCGCGCCTGACGCCATCATCTTGCCGATGTAGCGCGCCTTGTCGCCGAAGGTGCCGCCATCGGGGCTCTCTCCTTCGAGGAGGGGAGTGTGGTTGAGCGGCCACGATGACGCCCAGAGGTCGTAGTCGCCCTGAGCCACCGCCGGGAAGAACGTCGCCGGCGCGATCTCTTCGGGGTCGGTTACCTCATATCCGAGCTCTTGCAGTAGCTGCTGGACCACATAGTTCTGGAAGTTGGTCTCGATCCAGTTGCCCCGCGCCATCGTGACGGTCACACCCTCACCAGGCAGTGCCGCCTCGGGTTCGGCTGGTTGGGCTTCCGTGGTTGCGGGGGCTGTGTCGGTCGTAGAGCTGTCGTCGCCGCATGCGGCGGCCATCAGCATCAACGCAGTAAGCACGGCGAGAAACGCTCGCCTGCGGCCGGTGTTCATGCGGTCCCCTCCAGTGTCTAGGGCTCCGGTGCTTCGAACCTCGGAGCGCCTTTGTGTCTCGCTCTTCCCAACGGTGATCATACAGGGGATGCAATAGCGACGTCTCTTTTTTTCAGTCTTATGGCCTGGTCAGCGCGGGTTAACGGCACGCCAGCCCATGGCGGCAATGATCAAGCCGCCGATGACTACCAGGAACGAGCTGGCACCGGGTGTGAGGGCCGGGGTGGCTAACCGGACGAAGGTGGCGATCCAGGCCGCGCCGACCGCAGCGATGGCGCATCCCAGCCCGAATGTCATGAGGGCGAGGAAGCGCTGCACGGTATGTCGGCGTACGAGCCGGCCGAGCACAGCCGCCATGGCCGCCACCGTGAGAGCGAGGATGATGTAGCCGATCCGCGGCCCGTTGGTATCCAGGCCACGGACGGCGACGCGGCGGGTCTCGGACAGGGCCTCGGCCAGCACCTCGGCGGCCAGGCCGCCCTGGTCGGCGCCCTCTGCCTCGGCCGCCAGCTCGGCGGCGATCTGGGCGGCGTCGCTGCGCTGGTCCAGGATCCAGGATCCCGACGCTCCGGCGAATCCGAGGAACAGTGCCAGCACGACCATGCTCGCCACCTCTCGTGCGCCCGCGGGGGTTGGAGCGTCGTCGTGCTTCCCGCGGAGAGTGGTCCAGCCACCCCCTACAAGAACGATCAGAGCGCCGACGAGCGCCAGCCACACACCTGTGCCGTGGCTGTAGTTCTCGCCCCGGGGCGAAACGGTCAAGTAGGCGACGGTCAGCGAAGCCAGCACCAGGCCGGCCGCGAGGTAGACGCCTCCACTCGCGATGAACTTCTCTCGGCTACGGGGACGCCAGAGCGCCGATGCGCCCCCGAACGCGACCGTCAGGCCGACGAGGGCCAGCACGATCCCGAACCACGAGCCACCGGTGGCCCCCACGCCGCTATGGGCGCCGGGAAGGTCGGTGTCGCCGAATCGGGCGTAACCCGACAACAGACCGGCGTCGTTGCCCCAGGTCAGCAGCGACGCAAACGCAGCGAGCAGACCGCCGGTGAGGGCCGCCGCGGCCCCGAGCCGGTGGGAGGCGGTCAACTCGGGTGCGGCCGGGACTGCAGCCACAACGGGAGTCTCCGGCTCGGCTTGCAGACCGGGCATGGCGGGGACCGCGGGGTCGGCCCGTGTGGACCAGGCGACGCGTATGCGCGCGAAGAGGCTGCGCCTGTCGCGGCTGCCCTCGGGCTGGGAGATCCGGTCGAGGAGCACCCCCACGAAGTAGAGACCGGCTCCGGCCGACGCGCCGATGGGGATGTCGGCGGTGTTGAGGGCGGTGAGGATCGGTTTGCCGAGACCTCCGCCGGCGATGATCGCCACGATTCCCACCATTGACAGCGACAGCAGCAGGGTCTGGTTGAGTCCGGCCATGATCGCGGGCCGGGCCAATGGTATCTGGACCTCGCGCAGGATCCGGGTCTCGGTCGCTCCGAACGCACGGGCCGCCTCCACCACGTCTGCGGGGACCTGGCGGATCCCCAGGTTGGTGAGCCGAACGATCGGGGGAAGGGCGAAGACCAGCGTGGCGAGCACGCCGGGGGTCCGGCGGACGCCGAACAGGAAGATGATGGGCAGCAGGTAGACGAAGGGATGGATCACCTGCATGCCGTCGAGGACGGGCCGCAGCCTGCTCCAGAACGCATCGATCCGGGCCGCCAGGATCCCCAGCGGGATGCCGACCACCGTGCAGATGATCACAGCAACGATGATCATCCCGATCGTCTCCATGGTGAGATCCCAGTACTCGTTGCCGAGCAGCCCGCACACGAGGAGGCCGGCCGCGCTGCCCAGCCCAACCAGGAAGTTCCTAGTTGTGACCCCCAGCAGGAAGAACAGCAGCAGCACGACCGGCCACGGGAGCCAGTCCTGGAGCAGGTTGTCGATGATGAGCTCCAGCAGCTGGTCGACGGGCCACTTGACGGCCTCGAGGAACCCCTTTATGTGGGTGGTCAGCCAGAAGACGATCTCCTCGATCCACAGACCGAAGGGGATCTCCCACTCGTCGAGGTTGCGGTTGTCCCAGAATCCGGAGGCGAGCGTTCCGGGGTTCATTCTCGAGCGTCCCTGGCATTGGTGAGCTTCAACTGTTCAGAGACGCCCTCGACCCGCCCCAGCTCGGCCAGGACTTGGAGGGGGCGGACCGATCCGATGAGCCTGCCCTCCCCGTCGATCACCGCGACAGGCAGGCCCGACTCGAAGAGCTGGTACACCTTGGCCAGCACCGTGTCATCGGTGACGGTCGGTACCGCTTCGATCAGAGGCCCCAGCGGCTGGTGCCCGCGGGCTCGCGCCCGCTCGGCCGACTCGCGGGTGATCACCCCGACGGGCCGCCCTGCGGCATCGACCACGTGGGCCGCTTCCGTCCCGAGGCTGTCGATGGCGTGCAGCACCTCGCCGGCAGTCGCGCTCGGAGCGACCGCCGCGGCATCCTCGCGCACGGTCTCGACGGCCAGTACCCGGCCCTGGTCGACATCCTGGACGAACTCCGCCACGTACTCGGTCTCGGGGCGCATGAGGATGTCCTCGGGCGTGCCGATCTGATGGATGGCTCCGTCCTTCATGATGCACACCCGGGTACCGACCCGGAGCGCCTCGTTGAGATCGTGGGTGATGAACAGGATCGTCTTGTGGAGCTTGTCCTGGATCTCCATCAGCTCGTCCTGCATCTGGCGGCGGATCAGCGGATCGAGGGCGCTGAAGGCCTCGTCCATGAGCAGGATGTCGGGGTCGGTGGCAAGCGCCCGGGCAAGCCCCACCCTCTGCTGCATGCCTCCGCTGAGTTGCCGGGGGAAGCTGGCCTCGTAACCGCTAAGTCCGACGAGCGCGAGCGCCCGCTCCGCCGCCTCGTTGCGCGCCTCCTGATCGACGCCCTTCACCCTGAGTCCGAACGAGACGTTGGACCGTATGTCCTGGTGGGGAAACAGCGCAAAGTGCTGGAACACCATGCCGGTGCTCTCGCGGCGAAACGCCTGAAGCTCCTTGGGACCGAGGCCTGTGATGTCTGTCCCGTCGACGACGATCCTGCTCGCGGTCGGTTCATGGAGCCGGTTCACACAGCGCAGGAGGGTGGACTTGCCCGAGCCGGACAGGCCCATCACCACGAAGATCTCCCCTTCCGCCACATCGATGCTGGCGTTGTTCACGCCCACGACATGGCCCGTTCGCTCCCGGATCGCCTCTTTCGAGCAGCCGGCCCTCAGCAAATCGAGCGCCTCACCCCTGGGCTCGGCGCCAAAGATCTTCGTGACATTGGCGAGTTCGACTTTGGTCAACTTGCCTTCCCGTCCACAGGCCTGGTGCGAAGCCCTTGCATTGGCAGAGCACGCTCGATGGAACCTGTTGCGACGATCGTAATGCCTGAAACCGACGTCGTCTTTTGTTTTCTTCAGCGTGACCGGCTGACCGAGAATCCTTTCCTGGCAGCTGTGGCGATGATCGCCCTGGTGGCGCTCGCCTGTCCGGCAGCCGGCATCTTCTCAACCCGGCCGGCTGGGGCAAACGAGCCGGTCCGGGAATCGATGGCGCCGGGAGGCGTCGACACCGCAGTCTCGGCCGCTGTGTGGTCAGGTTCCTTTGACGCCGCTCGTTCGTGTCCGTTCGGCTACGTGTCGGGTGATGATGGCCCTTATTGGAAGGTGAATGCGCCGGACATGGTCGTCATGCCGTCGACCGAGGCCTCGACATGTGCGGTGGTCTGGTGGGTCTCGGCGTCGACCTGCATCCGGCACCCGGGGTAGACCGGTCTGGAGAAGCGCACCGTGGCTGCGGACAGGTCCGCCGGATGGGCGCTCACGGCTTCCGCCGCGACCCTGGCTGTGATGCCCATGGTGGCCAGCCCGTGCAGGATCGGCCGGTCCAGTCCCATGGCGGCGGCCGCGGATGGATCGACGTGGACAGGGTGCTTGTCGCCGGTGAGCCGGTAGAGCACCGCTGCCTCCGGTGCTACTTGGGCCGTTGCGGTCCAGGTCGGCGCCAGCCCGGTGGTCTTGTCGGTCGGCGGAGGCGGGTCGCCGCCCCAGCCTCCGACCCCGGGTAGCAGGATCGTGTAACCGGCTTCGAAGCTGGAGGCGGTCACCTCGACTCGGACGATGGTGAGCCTGCCCTTGTCGTACACGGAGTGGACACGGCCGCTCATGGGGGTTGGCCGGGGCTGCAACGGCTCGTGGACCACCAGGCTCTGGCCGACATGGAGGGACCGGGTGGGATCGTAGGCGCCGAGGCGGCCTGCTGCCTCCACTGCCCACACGCCGAGCGCGCAGGCATACGTCGGAAGGACTCGCAGGTCGCGCTCGTAGACCAGGTCGAGTTGCGAGGCCGAGGCACCCACGGCGAGGGCGTAGAGGATGGCGTCGTCGGCTGAGAAGTCGACGGTACGGGTGCCGAGGTCGTGGCCCGCCAGGTCCCTCAGGTTCATTCCTTCTGCTCCCTTCGGATAAAGGCCCGGTGGGTCTCGAGGGCTTCCCGGCGGGCCGGTGAGGCCAGCAGGGCTTCTCGCTCTGCCCGCCAGCGGGCGGGGTCGAACCCGGCATGGCTGTCGAGGGAGGCGAGCAGGGCCTTGGTGGCCCGGGTGGCGTCGCGGTCAGCGGAGACCGCCTGGACGAGGCGCACGGCGGTCTCGACCGCCGCCCCCGGCTGCACGCCTAGCGCCGACCCGGGTGGAAGGTCCCGGCCTTCCAACTCCTGCTGGAGGACCATGAGACGGCGCACGACCGACGAGCCGAGCCGGGAATGCAGGCGGGCGACCGACGCCGGGTTGTAAAGGATTCCCAACCTGGTCGACGGCACGGCGAGGCGCGCCTCTTCGGAGACCACGACCGCATCGCAGGCCCAAGCCAGGTCGACGGCTCCGCCGTAGCAGGCACCCTCCACCGCGGCCACTACTGGCAACGGGCTGTGGGTGATCCGGTGGCAGAGCCGTTCGAGCTCGTTGTCGAACTCGATGTCCTCGAGCGATCCGGTGAAGGCGGCCAGGTCCGCTCCGGCGCTGAAGTGTCTCGATCCTCCGGTGATGACCACGCCGCTGACATCTGTGCCGGGGAGCCGGGTCGGGTCGGATCCGGGCGCTTCGGCTGCATCGAGTCCGGTTTCGAGT
It encodes:
- a CDS encoding MaoC/PaaZ C-terminal domain-containing protein, which produces MNLRDLAGHDLGTRTVDFSADDAILYALAVGASASQLDLVYERDLRVLPTYACALGVWAVEAAGRLGAYDPTRSLHVGQSLVVHEPLQPRPTPMSGRVHSVYDKGRLTIVRVEVTASSFEAGYTILLPGVGGWGGDPPPPTDKTTGLAPTWTATAQVAPEAAVLYRLTGDKHPVHVDPSAAAAMGLDRPILHGLATMGITARVAAEAVSAHPADLSAATVRFSRPVYPGCRMQVDAETHQTTAHVEASVDGMTTMSGAFTFQ
- a CDS encoding ABC transporter permease subunit, producing MNPGTLASGFWDNRNLDEWEIPFGLWIEEIVFWLTTHIKGFLEAVKWPVDQLLELIIDNLLQDWLPWPVVLLLFFLLGVTTRNFLVGLGSAAGLLVCGLLGNEYWDLTMETIGMIIVAVIICTVVGIPLGILAARIDAFWSRLRPVLDGMQVIHPFVYLLPIIFLFGVRRTPGVLATLVFALPPIVRLTNLGIRQVPADVVEAARAFGATETRILREVQIPLARPAIMAGLNQTLLLSLSMVGIVAIIAGGGLGKPILTALNTADIPIGASAGAGLYFVGVLLDRISQPEGSRDRRSLFARIRVAWSTRADPAVPAMPGLQAEPETPVVAAVPAAPELTASHRLGAAAALTGGLLAAFASLLTWGNDAGLLSGYARFGDTDLPGAHSGVGATGGSWFGIVLALVGLTVAFGGASALWRPRSREKFIASGGVYLAAGLVLASLTVAYLTVSPRGENYSHGTGVWLALVGALIVLVGGGWTTLRGKHDDAPTPAGAREVASMVVLALFLGFAGASGSWILDQRSDAAQIAAELAAEAEGADQGGLAAEVLAEALSETRRVAVRGLDTNGPRIGYIILALTVAAMAAVLGRLVRRHTVQRFLALMTFGLGCAIAAVGAAWIATFVRLATPALTPGASSFLVVIGGLIIAAMGWRAVNPR
- a CDS encoding TetR/AcrR family transcriptional regulator, whose translation is MATKPTTPKGRRTRQTILDAASKVFTRDGYVDARMSDVAVQAGLSLGGLYRYFDNKEDLFGTVIRDLHEELFRRSRSSTPIAEDPEAALFDANLGYLQHYHDNRGVLRAFIEATTVEERFTTIWWTMRERHVARFVHAIRNDERVELDGLDPATVARAMASLVEQTAYTTFAHAALNEAPVDVETVARIVTRAWYRSFYGNAPAG
- a CDS encoding glycine betaine/L-proline ABC transporter ATP-binding protein, which gives rise to MTKVELANVTKIFGAEPRGEALDLLRAGCSKEAIRERTGHVVGVNNASIDVAEGEIFVVMGLSGSGKSTLLRCVNRLHEPTASRIVVDGTDITGLGPKELQAFRRESTGMVFQHFALFPHQDIRSNVSFGLRVKGVDQEARNEAAERALALVGLSGYEASFPRQLSGGMQQRVGLARALATDPDILLMDEAFSALDPLIRRQMQDELMEIQDKLHKTILFITHDLNEALRVGTRVCIMKDGAIHQIGTPEDILMRPETEYVAEFVQDVDQGRVLAVETVREDAAAVAPSATAGEVLHAIDSLGTEAAHVVDAAGRPVGVITRESAERARARGHQPLGPLIEAVPTVTDDTVLAKVYQLFESGLPVAVIDGEGRLIGSVRPLQVLAELGRVEGVSEQLKLTNARDARE
- the proX gene encoding glycine betaine/L-proline ABC transporter substrate-binding protein ProX, with the protein product MNTGRRRAFLAVLTALMLMAAACGDDSSTTDTAPATTEAQPAEPEAALPGEGVTVTMARGNWIETNFQNYVVQQLLQELGYEVTDPEEIAPATFFPAVAQGDYDLWASSWPLNHTPLLEGESPDGGTFGDKARYIGKMMASGALQGLLVDIPSVERFGFTTLGELLDNPEAVAHFDSDGDGKADINGCDDGWGCQKVINDTLAKNGWDDRAAQVSATHSALFAESQASFTAGGPVLQYVWTPTAFVGKLVPGRDVLWLAIEPEQALEGQDGVSAVGDACTNDPCTTMFTPSDIVVTANKDFLAANPAAASLLENFELDPLAVAVQAVAIDAGANSDAEIAAAAAEWIAANRDKIDPWIEAALAAA
- a CDS encoding excinuclease ABC subunit UvrA, yielding MCVVGSHDLIRVSGARENNLRDVSVEIPKRRLTVFTGVSGSGKSSLVVNTIAAESQRLINETYSAFVQGFMPALARPDVDVLEGLTTAIIVDQERMGSDTRSTVGTATDVNAMLRILFSRLGEPHIGPPNAFSFNVPSLRAAGSITIGKGSGKTVRKTYSRAGGMCPHCEGRGTVSDIDLTQLYDDSKSLAEGAITIPGYKKGGWAVKAFTESGFVDPDKPIRDYSETELADFLYKEPTKVRMLDMNVTYEGLILKVKKSFFSKDRESMQPHIRAFVDRAATYIACLDCGGTRLAEAARSSRIGGISIADACEMQISDLAGWVRGLEEPSVAPLLEALGRTLDSFVEIGLGYLSLDRPSGTLSGGEAQRTKMIRHLGSLLTDVTYVFDEPTAGLHPHDVQRLCDLLLRLRDKSNTVLVIEHKPEVIEVADHVVDLGPGAGKAGGEVTFEGSVEGLRASDTTTGRYFGHRASLKPSVRAPSGVLEVRGADTHNLRDVDVDIPLGVLVAVTGVAGAGKSSLIGGSVSGREGVVTVDQSRIRGSRRSNPATYTGLLGPIRKAFAKANGVKPALFSSNSQGACPNCKGVGVIDFEMAIMATVPVMCEECGGKRFQRAVLDYKLAGKDISEVLAMPVTEARDFFAEGDSRVPAAYRILDRLARVGLGYLSIGQQLTTLSGGERQRLKLAIHMAEKGGIYVLDEPTSGLHLADIDHLLALLDGLVGSGKSVIVIEHHQAVIAHADWIIDLGPGAGQDGGRVVFEGTPADLVAERSTLTGRHLAGYVTPE
- a CDS encoding enoyl-CoA hydratase/isomerase family protein, whose protein sequence is MSDVTRRLEGSALLLEISRPDRANALLCRTIRELETGLDAAEAPGSDPTRLPGTDVSGVVITGGSRHFSAGADLAAFTGSLEDIEFDNELERLCHRITHSPLPVVAAVEGACYGGAVDLAWACDAVVVSEEARLAVPSTRLGILYNPASVARLHSRLGSSVVRRLMVLQQELEGRDLPPGSALGVQPGAAVETAVRLVQAVSADRDATRATKALLASLDSHAGFDPARWRAEREALLASPARREALETHRAFIRREQKE